A genome region from Eurosta solidaginis isolate ZX-2024a chromosome 2, ASM4086904v1, whole genome shotgun sequence includes the following:
- the LOC137240681 gene encoding uncharacterized protein, with the protein MHKNTIVTLIFIIVTCHFSLIHAGRTNNYNGRRGNYGDGYLPAATEPPQTPKEYLDQRSGFSTFGIISIIFLIILGCLIFYYGIICYPFLCRDEKKYRFMDVSSTITSATSRSIQSIENFPVDQKH; encoded by the exons ATGCATAAAAATACCATTGTTACTCTTATATTTATAATTG TTACCTGCCATTTTTCATTGATACATGCGGGTCGCACTAACAATTACAATGGACGCCGTGGTAATTATGGTGACGGCTATCTACCAGCAGCAACTGAACCACCACAAACACCCAAAGAGTATTTGGATCAAAGATCGGGCTTCTCTACTTTTGGTATAATTTCGATAATATTTCTTATCATTTTGGGATGCTTAATATTCTACTATGGCATTATATGCTATCCGTTTTTGTGTCGCGATGAGAAAAAATATCGTTTTATGGATGTATCTTCTACAATCACATCGGCTACATCACGCTCAATACAATCAATAGAAAATTTTCCAGTTGACCAAAAGCATTGA
- the LOC137240682 gene encoding uncharacterized protein, producing MALFMDKSPRRSTRLNPVSGKHKRTAMPLMEKDMPMSNTTLSMPATKPASPIITSGSSTTSAASQESVVSAMQQRIAVLESNLRVAQAKLRDHEAQNAANNGMGATSAAPQPPTTQLPSAHPTGTQEITATTANTPPFPLRADIRYSPPLFTACSTTSTENCLYISLNNMYANPLPAVRATPLGFNPASTPAYTQMSSVAAPSSCLPRKMQALPDFCGKPEDWPIFYTAFTESTAVYGYSNFENNQRLQRSLKGEARESVKSLLIHPNNVSNIIEQLKFRFGRPEQLIRSQLARVKEIAPIAENAMVKIVPFASNVNNICAFLQSARGGDLHLANPTLLDELVMKLPISKRIEWASYAATVQSYATVKQFSEWLTNLASVICTVQDGDPVRDHKRRVVLHTAQTYRQSNCAICQGQHKTSECKQFIELTVANRWAQVKQSRLCFGCLSSGHGMRDCQRRKPCAIEGCRRMHHKLLHEVERPTTNLPKAVNSAKRHETSMVQAKNHTVMHTQPPVGSQQPKDAEAAVLSCSNGAESKLLFRILPVILYGINRSVETYALLDEGSSITMIDNTLLNELGLQGREQSLDFEMVRWSRSTGASPHC from the coding sequence ATGGCCCTTTTTATGGATAAATCCCCACGCCGTAGTACTCGTTTAAATCCAGTCAGTGGTAAGCACAAAAGAACAGCCATGCCTTTAATGGAAAAAGACATGCCAATGTCAAACACAACACTTAGTATGCCTGCAACAAAACCAGCCTCGCCTATAATTACTTCAGGTTCCTCAACAACTTCAGCAGCAAGTCAAGAAAGCGTGGTTAGCGCAATGCAACAACGTATAGCCGTACTCGAAAGTAACCTCAGAGTTGCTCAAGCAAAGTTGAGGGATCATGAAGCGCAAAATGCAGCAAACAATGGTATGGGTGCTACGTCGGCAGCTCCCCAGCCACCAACGACGCAATTGCCATCTGCGCACCCGACGGGAACGCAAGAAATAACAGCTACGACTGCTAATACACCACCTTTTCCATTACGAGCCGACATTCGGTACTCGCCGCCACTTTTCACTGCCTGTAGTACTACGTCTACTGAAAATTGCCTATATATTTCGCTTAATAATATGTATGCTAATCCGCTGCCAGCTGTTAGGGCCACTCCGCTAGGGTTTAACCCTGCCAGCACTCCTGCCTATACACAAATGAGTTCTGTAGCTGCACCGTCGTCTTGCTTACCTAGAAAAATGCAAGCTTTGCCGGATTTCTGTGGGAAACCAGAAGACTGGCCAATATTCTATACTGCCTTTACAGAATCTACGGCGGTCTACGGGTACAGCAATTTCGAAAATAATCAGCGGCTACAGAGAAGCTTGAAGGGCGAAGCTAGAGAATCGGTAAAGTCTCTACTTATTCACCCGAACAACGTTAGCAACATAATAGAGCAACTTAAATTTAGATTTGGCCGGCCAGAACAGCTGATCCGTAGCCAGCTAGCACGCGTAAAAGAAATTGCACCCATAGCGGAAAATGCAATGGTAAAAATTGTCCCGTTTGCCAGTAACGTGAACAATATCTGCGCTTTCCTACAATCGGCGAGAGGAGGAGATCTACATTTAGCCAACCCTACGCTACTCGACGAGCTTGTCATGAAATTGCCAATAAGCAAACGAATCGAGTGGGCTAGTTATGCGGCAACGGTACAATCATATGCGACCGTGAAACAGTTTAGCGAGTGGCTCACGAATCTCGCGAGTGTCATTTGTACAGTTCAGGATGGTGATCCAGTGCGGGACCATAAACGCCGGGTCGTACTTCACACTGCGCAAACTTACCGTCAATCAAATTGCGCAATCTGCCAGGGTCAACATAAAACATCTGAGTGCAAACAATTTATTGAGCTGACTGTTGCAAACAGGTGGGCTCAAGTAAAGCAGAGCCGCCTTTGCTTCGGGTGTCTTAGCTCTGGACACGGTATGCGTGATTGTCAACGGCGCAAGCCATGCGCTATAGAGGGTTGTAGGAGAATGCACCATAAACTCCTACATGAGGTCGAACGTCCAACGACCAATTTGCCGAAAGCAGTAAATTCGGCCAAAAGACACGAAACTTCGATGGTTCAAGCCAAGAATCACACCGTAATGCACACGCAGCCGCCAGTAGGTAGTCAACAGCCAAAGGACGCAGAAGCAGCTGTGCTCAGTTGCAGTAACGGCGCTGAAAGTAAGTTATTATTTAGAATTTTACCAGTCATTTTGTATGGAATCAACAGATCGGTCGAGACGTATGCGCTATTAGATGAAGGCTCTTCAATAACAATGATTGACAATACTCTTCTGAACGAACTTGGACTACAAGGACGTGAGCAGAGTCTGGACTTTGAAATGGTTCGGTGGTCGCGCAGCACAGGAGCCAGCCCTCATTGTTGA